One part of the Parabacteroides distasonis ATCC 8503 genome encodes these proteins:
- a CDS encoding UDP-N-acetylmuramoyl-L-alanyl-D-glutamate--2,6-diaminopimelate ligase — MELRDLIGALEAPMLMGADNVDITNIQSDSRRVTKGSLFVAVRGTAVDGHAYMDSAIEKGAVAIVCEETPSYLEGRCSFIVVKDSAEALGLLVSRWYGDPSRKLMLVGVTGTNGKTTIATLLYEMFRKMGHKVGLLSTVCNYIDGEAVPTDHTTPDPLTLHSLMARMVEAGCEYAFMEVSSHSIDQRRISGLSFDGGIFTNLTRDHLDYHKTVENYLKAKKKFFDDLPAGTFALTNADDKSGLVMLQNTKAKKLTYSLRTLADFKGKILESHFEGTDLIINGREVMVHFVGRFNAYNLLAVYGAAVSLGKDPEEVLIVLSTLRSVSGRFETIQSPLGYTAIVDYAHTPDALTNVLNGIHEVLDGKGRIITVVGAGGNRDKGKRPLMAKEAVKLSDQVILTSDNPRFEEPDDIINDMVAGLTKMDMERTLCITDRTQAIKTATMLAKKGDVILVAGKGHEDYQEIKGVKQHFDDREKLREIFSTQQS; from the coding sequence ATGGAACTAAGGGATTTAATCGGTGCGTTGGAAGCTCCTATGTTGATGGGGGCGGATAATGTGGATATCACGAATATTCAATCAGACTCTCGTCGGGTGACGAAAGGGTCTTTGTTTGTCGCTGTGAGAGGTACGGCCGTGGATGGCCATGCCTATATGGACAGCGCCATAGAGAAAGGGGCTGTCGCTATCGTATGCGAGGAGACTCCGTCCTATTTGGAGGGGAGATGCTCGTTTATCGTGGTGAAGGATTCGGCGGAGGCACTAGGTCTTTTGGTTTCCCGCTGGTATGGCGATCCTTCCCGGAAATTGATGCTGGTGGGCGTGACGGGTACGAACGGGAAGACTACGATCGCTACCTTATTATATGAGATGTTCCGGAAGATGGGGCATAAGGTGGGATTGCTTTCCACGGTATGTAATTATATAGATGGCGAGGCGGTACCGACGGATCATACGACACCGGACCCGCTTACGCTTCATTCCTTGATGGCCCGGATGGTAGAGGCCGGATGCGAGTATGCTTTTATGGAGGTTAGCTCTCATTCGATCGATCAGCGGCGCATCAGCGGCTTGTCTTTCGACGGGGGGATTTTCACGAACCTGACCCGCGATCATTTGGATTACCATAAGACCGTGGAGAATTACTTGAAAGCGAAGAAGAAATTCTTCGATGACCTGCCTGCCGGGACTTTTGCCTTGACGAATGCCGATGATAAATCCGGCTTGGTGATGTTGCAGAATACGAAGGCGAAGAAGCTGACCTATTCCTTGCGTACCTTGGCCGATTTCAAGGGAAAGATATTGGAATCTCATTTCGAGGGTACAGACTTGATCATTAACGGTCGGGAGGTTATGGTGCATTTCGTGGGACGTTTCAACGCTTATAACTTGCTGGCCGTGTATGGTGCTGCGGTTTCTTTAGGGAAAGATCCCGAGGAGGTGTTGATCGTGCTGAGCACGCTTCGCTCCGTATCCGGTCGCTTCGAGACGATCCAGTCTCCGCTCGGTTATACGGCGATCGTGGATTATGCTCACACACCGGATGCCTTGACGAATGTACTGAATGGCATTCATGAGGTATTGGATGGGAAAGGACGTATCATTACCGTCGTGGGTGCCGGGGGAAACCGGGACAAGGGGAAACGCCCGCTGATGGCGAAAGAGGCTGTCAAGCTGAGCGATCAGGTAATTCTGACTTCCGATAACCCGCGCTTTGAGGAACCGGATGATATTATTAACGATATGGTAGCCGGATTGACGAAAATGGATATGGAACGTACCTTATGTATCACGGACCGTACGCAAGCGATCAAGACCGCTACGATGTTGGCGAAGAAAGGGGATGTGATCCTTGTTGCCGGAAAAGGCCACGAAGACTATCAGGAGATCAAGGGGGTGAAACAGCACTTTGACGACCGTGAGAAGTTACGCGAGATTTTTTCGACACAACAATCATAA
- the mraY gene encoding phospho-N-acetylmuramoyl-pentapeptide-transferase has product MLYYLFNYLDQLDFPGAGMFKYVSFRSGLALILSLFISTAIGRRIIDKLQMLQIGETVRNLGLEGQMSKKGTPTMGGIIIIIAILIPTLLCAKLNNIYVILMLVTTVWLGALGFADDYIKVFKKNKEGMHGRFKIVGQVGLGLIVGLVLFMSPDVVIKENMEVRHDNVIEEVRYHTVETKSTKTTIPFLKNNNFDYANLVNWAGDYKEEAAWLVFVLMVIFVVTAVSNGANMTDGLDGLAAGTSAIIGVALGILAYMSSHFEFASFLNIMFIPGAEELVVYAAAFIGATVGFLWYNSYPAQVFMGDTGSLTLGGIIAVFAIIIRKELLIPILCGIFLVENISVMLQVAYFKYTKKKYGEGRRIFKMAPLHHHFQKPGNAGIQALIQKPFNVVPESKIVVRFWLIGIILAVMTIVTLKMR; this is encoded by the coding sequence ATGCTTTATTATCTTTTTAATTATTTGGATCAGTTGGATTTCCCGGGAGCGGGTATGTTTAAGTACGTATCTTTCCGCTCGGGGTTGGCCTTGATCTTGTCCTTGTTTATCTCTACGGCGATCGGCCGGCGTATCATCGATAAGTTGCAAATGTTGCAGATCGGCGAGACGGTGAGAAATCTTGGGCTGGAGGGCCAGATGAGCAAGAAGGGAACGCCGACGATGGGAGGTATTATCATTATTATCGCTATATTGATCCCGACTTTACTGTGTGCCAAGCTGAATAATATCTATGTGATATTGATGTTGGTGACTACGGTCTGGCTGGGTGCCTTGGGATTCGCGGATGATTATATCAAGGTATTCAAGAAGAATAAGGAAGGTATGCACGGACGTTTCAAGATCGTCGGGCAGGTAGGACTGGGCTTGATCGTTGGCTTGGTATTGTTCATGAGCCCGGATGTGGTGATCAAGGAGAATATGGAGGTGCGCCATGATAACGTGATCGAGGAGGTGCGTTATCATACGGTGGAGACCAAATCGACAAAGACGACCATCCCGTTCTTGAAAAACAATAATTTCGATTACGCCAATTTGGTGAACTGGGCGGGCGATTATAAGGAGGAGGCCGCATGGCTGGTGTTCGTGCTGATGGTGATCTTTGTGGTGACAGCCGTGTCGAACGGAGCCAATATGACGGATGGACTGGACGGCTTGGCTGCCGGAACATCGGCGATCATTGGGGTGGCTCTCGGTATTTTGGCCTATATGTCATCCCACTTTGAGTTCGCCTCGTTCTTGAATATCATGTTTATACCCGGTGCGGAGGAGTTGGTGGTTTATGCCGCTGCCTTTATCGGTGCCACGGTCGGTTTCTTATGGTACAACTCATATCCGGCCCAAGTATTTATGGGAGATACGGGGAGCTTGACCTTGGGAGGTATTATCGCTGTTTTCGCGATCATCATCCGTAAGGAGTTGTTGATTCCGATCCTTTGCGGTATTTTCTTGGTGGAGAATATATCGGTCATGTTGCAAGTGGCCTACTTTAAATATACGAAGAAGAAGTATGGGGAAGGTCGCCGTATCTTCAAGATGGCTCCTTTACACCATCATTTCCAGAAGCCGGGAAACGCAGGTATACAGGCGTTGATCCAAAAGCCGTTCAATGTCGTGCCTGAATCGAAGATCGTGGTCCGTTTCTGGTTGATCGGTATTATTTTGGCTGTTATGACGATAGTTACGTTAAAGATGAGATAA
- a CDS encoding cell division protein FtsQ/DivIB: MIRIISIVVATLLFCYIVFVSFFFREIRQDSICQDLQVVVKDSLDKHFVSESDLVSILKKAGLDPIKRPMADVNTDRIETELLKNEMIAQVEAYKTPSGIIKLEVMQKMPILRIMGVRGSYYVDNLGTTMPISRRYAAHVPIVSGYVEKELAVTDLYKFALFLQENEFWNDQIEQIYVYPDNDIELIPRVGNHRIMLGTLDEFEEKLANLKLFYEQAIPKVGWEKYSMINLKYKNQIVCTKK; this comes from the coding sequence GTGATCCGAATAATTTCCATAGTAGTAGCCACGTTGTTGTTCTGTTACATCGTGTTTGTGTCGTTTTTCTTTCGGGAAATACGTCAAGACTCTATTTGCCAAGATCTGCAAGTCGTGGTGAAAGACAGTCTGGATAAACACTTCGTGAGCGAGAGTGACCTTGTGTCTATACTGAAGAAAGCCGGGCTAGATCCGATCAAGCGGCCAATGGCTGACGTGAATACGGATCGGATAGAGACGGAATTGCTTAAGAATGAGATGATCGCCCAAGTGGAGGCGTATAAGACTCCTTCGGGGATTATCAAACTAGAGGTCATGCAAAAGATGCCTATCCTCCGGATTATGGGCGTAAGAGGTAGTTATTACGTGGATAATCTGGGAACCACCATGCCGATCAGTCGTCGGTATGCCGCACATGTGCCAATTGTGAGTGGATATGTGGAAAAAGAGCTTGCGGTGACCGACTTATACAAATTTGCATTATTTTTGCAAGAGAATGAGTTCTGGAATGACCAGATTGAACAAATCTATGTCTATCCGGATAATGATATAGAACTTATTCCAAGAGTGGGTAACCACCGGATCATGTTGGGTACTTTGGATGAATTCGAAGAAAAGCTTGCGAATTTAAAGCTTTTCTATGAACAAGCGATCCCTAAAGTGGGTTGGGAAAAGTACAGTATGATTAATTTAAAATATAAGAATCAGATTGTTTGTACTAAAAAATAG
- a CDS encoding FtsW/RodA/SpoVE family cell cycle protein, with the protein MDLASKLFKGDRVIWIIFMFLCLISVVEVFSATSTIAYKNANHWAPIVRHATFLLGGFVMVLLLHNIPCRFFSAFIILLPVSMLMLIVTPFIGVDANDAHRWLEIMGIQFQPSEFGKLACVVFVAFLLSKRGKLTENQIFKYILIGVGLTCVLILPENFSTAFMLFGVCFLMMFIGQLPFGKLAKLAGILMLALVLFLALLKFTPAAITQYLPDRFVTWQGRLERFFDGHKDNLDESGTYKITDDNYQVTHAKIAIARGGVFGQMPGHGQQRDFLPQAYSDFIYAIIIEELGIVGGIFVLLLYIMLLVRVGMIARKCDKSFPKFLVLGCGLLVVVQALANMAVAVNLVPVTGQPMPLVSRGGTSTLISCIYFGIILSVSRFGANIGNEDEEEEDTENPENPSDEPSGETINQAVEGEREDNPLSAVETITVESKV; encoded by the coding sequence ATGGATCTGGCGAGTAAACTGTTTAAGGGCGACCGGGTGATATGGATCATCTTCATGTTCCTGTGTCTTATATCGGTGGTGGAGGTGTTCAGTGCGACCAGTACGATCGCTTATAAGAACGCGAATCACTGGGCGCCTATCGTACGGCACGCCACCTTTTTATTGGGAGGTTTCGTCATGGTATTGCTGTTGCATAATATACCGTGTCGCTTCTTTTCTGCGTTTATTATATTATTGCCGGTCTCGATGTTGATGTTGATCGTGACGCCCTTTATCGGCGTGGACGCTAATGATGCGCATCGATGGCTGGAAATCATGGGGATACAGTTCCAGCCTTCGGAGTTTGGGAAGCTGGCTTGTGTCGTGTTTGTCGCTTTCTTGCTCAGCAAACGGGGGAAATTAACGGAGAACCAGATTTTTAAGTATATACTGATTGGGGTAGGACTGACCTGTGTCTTGATTCTGCCGGAGAACTTTTCTACGGCGTTTATGCTATTCGGGGTTTGTTTCCTGATGATGTTTATCGGTCAGTTGCCATTTGGTAAGTTGGCGAAGCTGGCGGGTATCTTGATGTTGGCGTTGGTATTGTTCTTGGCGTTGCTTAAGTTTACGCCGGCCGCTATTACCCAGTATTTGCCGGATCGATTCGTTACTTGGCAGGGGCGTTTGGAGCGTTTCTTCGACGGGCATAAGGATAATTTGGATGAGAGTGGTACGTATAAGATAACCGATGATAATTATCAGGTAACCCATGCGAAGATAGCTATTGCCCGGGGAGGCGTATTTGGGCAGATGCCCGGACATGGCCAACAGCGTGACTTCCTGCCACAGGCGTATTCAGATTTTATCTATGCGATTATCATAGAGGAACTGGGTATCGTTGGGGGAATCTTTGTACTGTTGCTTTATATAATGTTGCTAGTGCGGGTTGGGATGATCGCCCGGAAATGTGATAAATCATTCCCGAAATTCCTAGTGTTGGGATGTGGGTTGCTGGTGGTAGTCCAAGCTTTGGCGAATATGGCGGTAGCTGTGAATTTAGTGCCCGTTACCGGGCAACCGATGCCGTTGGTGAGCCGGGGTGGTACGTCTACGCTTATTTCTTGTATCTATTTCGGGATCATATTGAGCGTAAGTCGTTTTGGAGCCAATATCGGAAATGAGGATGAGGAAGAGGAGGATACGGAGAATCCAGAGAATCCTTCCGACGAGCCATCCGGAGAGACAATAAATCAGGCGGTCGAGGGAGAGAGAGAAGATAATCCGCTATCGGCTGTCGAAACGATAACTGTAGAGTCAAAAGTATGA
- the murC gene encoding UDP-N-acetylmuramate--L-alanine ligase: MDINKVTAVYFVGAGGIGMSALIRYFLAKGKRVGGYDKTPSDLTEELKKEGADIHYEDNVALIGEAFKSPDDTLVVYTPAVPESHTELTYFRAHGFEVMKRARVLGEITKSSRGLCVAGTHGKTTTSSMLAHLLKQSPVDCNAFLGGILKNYESNLMLSDTSDFTVIEADEFDRSFHWLTPYMAVITSADPDHLDIYGTAEAYRESFEKFTSLIRPDGCLLIKKGINVTPRLQEGVKKYTYSVTEIADFYAENIRICDGNITFDFVGPEIRIPDVELGVPVKVNIENGVAAMAIAWLNGVKPEDLKKGMATFAGPRRRFDFHLKTDQVVLIDDYAHHPAELRQSILSVKELYAGRKVTGIFQPHLYTRTRDFAGDFAASLSLLDELILLDIYPAREEPIPGVSSRIIFDKVTIPSKTLCKKEELLDVVAAGKYEVVLMVGAGNIDRLVEPVKEILCKQIRKP, from the coding sequence ATGGATATAAATAAAGTGACAGCGGTGTATTTCGTAGGTGCCGGGGGCATTGGAATGAGTGCCTTGATCCGTTATTTCCTCGCTAAGGGAAAACGAGTGGGCGGATACGATAAGACCCCTTCCGATTTAACCGAGGAGTTGAAAAAGGAGGGAGCCGATATTCACTATGAGGATAATGTAGCTTTGATCGGGGAGGCGTTCAAGTCGCCCGATGATACGCTGGTGGTTTATACGCCGGCGGTCCCGGAGTCGCATACGGAATTGACCTATTTCCGGGCGCACGGTTTTGAGGTGATGAAGCGGGCACGTGTCTTGGGAGAGATCACGAAAAGCAGCCGGGGTTTATGCGTGGCGGGCACGCACGGCAAGACAACGACCTCTTCTATGCTAGCTCATTTGCTGAAACAATCGCCGGTGGATTGCAATGCTTTCCTCGGAGGAATCCTAAAGAACTACGAGAGTAATTTGATGTTGTCGGATACGAGCGACTTTACCGTGATCGAGGCGGATGAGTTCGATCGTTCTTTCCATTGGCTTACTCCTTATATGGCAGTGATTACTTCTGCGGATCCGGATCATCTGGATATTTACGGTACGGCGGAGGCTTACCGGGAGAGTTTTGAGAAATTTACCTCCTTAATTCGTCCCGATGGTTGTCTACTGATCAAGAAAGGAATCAACGTAACGCCCCGTTTACAGGAGGGTGTCAAGAAATATACCTATTCCGTTACGGAAATAGCGGACTTTTACGCTGAAAATATTCGTATTTGCGACGGAAATATTACCTTTGACTTCGTTGGTCCGGAAATCCGTATTCCTGATGTGGAATTAGGTGTTCCCGTAAAGGTTAATATAGAGAACGGGGTAGCGGCTATGGCGATCGCTTGGTTGAACGGAGTGAAACCTGAGGATTTGAAAAAGGGTATGGCTACATTTGCCGGACCTCGCCGCCGTTTCGATTTCCATTTGAAGACTGATCAAGTGGTATTGATCGATGATTATGCCCATCATCCGGCCGAATTGCGACAGAGTATCTTGTCGGTGAAGGAATTATATGCGGGTCGTAAGGTGACAGGTATTTTCCAGCCGCATCTATATACCCGTACCCGAGATTTCGCTGGAGATTTCGCTGCGAGTCTCTCTTTATTGGATGAGTTGATCTTGCTGGATATCTATCCGGCTCGTGAGGAACCGATTCCGGGGGTGAGCTCTCGGATCATTTTTGATAAGGTGACGATCCCTTCCAAGACGCTGTGTAAGAAGGAAGAGCTTTTGGACGTGGTTGCCGCCGGGAAATATGAGGTAGTATTAATGGTAGGCGCCGGCAATATCGACCGTTTGGTGGAGCCTGTAAAAGAGATTTTATGTAAACAAATAAGGAAACCGTGA
- the murD gene encoding UDP-N-acetylmuramoyl-L-alanine--D-glutamate ligase, with translation MSKRMVILGAGESGAGAAVLAKAKGFDVFVSDKSSIKPKYKEMLDNHGIRWEEGQHTEADILNADEIVKSPGIPDKAPIIQLLKKQGTPIISEIEFAGRYTDSKMICITGSNGKTTTTMLTYHILKEAGVDVGLAGNVGNSLALQVAEDPHAVYVIELSSFQLDNMYDFKADIAIILNITPDHLDRYNYEMQNYVDAKFRILQNQTKDDAFIFWNDDPIIAREIAKRHPEATLYPFAETHENGMKGYTENNQVVIETANGTFTMEQDLLALTGTHNLYNSLASGIASKIVDIHDEKIRASLSDFTGVEHRLEKVLRVRGVDYINDSKATNVNSCWYALQSMTTPVVLILGGTDKGNDYSEIEELVSKKVHSLIFMGVDNTKLHAFFDGKVANIEDARSMEEAVAKAYKMAHKGDTVLLSPCCASFDLFKSYEDRGDQFKACVRNL, from the coding sequence ATGAGTAAGAGAATGGTTATATTAGGGGCCGGGGAGAGTGGTGCGGGAGCCGCTGTCTTGGCGAAGGCGAAAGGATTCGACGTGTTCGTGTCCGATAAATCGTCTATCAAACCTAAGTATAAGGAGATGCTGGACAACCACGGGATTCGTTGGGAAGAGGGACAGCATACCGAAGCCGACATCTTGAATGCCGACGAAATTGTCAAGAGCCCGGGTATTCCCGACAAGGCTCCTATCATACAGTTATTGAAGAAGCAAGGTACGCCGATCATCTCCGAGATCGAGTTTGCCGGAAGGTATACGGACTCGAAGATGATTTGCATCACGGGTAGCAACGGCAAGACGACAACGACGATGCTTACGTATCATATCTTGAAAGAAGCGGGCGTGGACGTGGGCTTGGCCGGAAATGTCGGAAACAGCTTGGCGCTTCAGGTTGCGGAAGATCCACATGCGGTCTACGTGATCGAGTTGAGCAGTTTCCAACTGGATAATATGTACGACTTTAAAGCGGATATCGCTATTATATTGAATATAACACCGGATCATCTGGACCGTTATAACTATGAGATGCAGAATTATGTAGACGCTAAGTTCCGCATCTTGCAAAATCAGACGAAGGACGACGCCTTCATTTTCTGGAACGATGACCCGATCATAGCCCGTGAGATCGCCAAACGGCATCCTGAGGCTACTCTTTACCCATTCGCCGAGACACATGAGAACGGCATGAAGGGATATACGGAAAATAATCAAGTAGTTATTGAAACGGCAAACGGAACATTTACGATGGAACAAGACCTATTGGCATTGACTGGTACGCATAACCTGTATAACTCTTTGGCTTCGGGGATAGCGTCCAAGATCGTGGACATTCATGATGAGAAAATACGTGCCTCACTCAGTGATTTTACGGGGGTTGAGCACCGTTTGGAAAAGGTGCTTCGCGTGCGTGGTGTTGATTATATTAATGACTCGAAAGCTACGAACGTAAACTCTTGTTGGTATGCTTTGCAGAGTATGACGACTCCGGTCGTTTTGATCTTAGGGGGCACGGATAAAGGGAATGATTACTCGGAGATCGAGGAACTAGTGAGTAAAAAGGTGCATTCATTGATTTTCATGGGTGTGGATAATACGAAACTGCATGCGTTCTTCGACGGGAAAGTGGCGAATATAGAAGACGCCCGCTCGATGGAAGAGGCTGTGGCGAAAGCTTATAAGATGGCTCATAAGGGAGATACGGTATTGCTCTCTCCTTGTTGCGCCAGCTTCGACCTGTTCAAGAGCTATGAGGATCGGGGCGATCAGTTCAAGGCTTGCGTACGTAATTTGTAA
- the murG gene encoding undecaprenyldiphospho-muramoylpentapeptide beta-N-acetylglucosaminyltransferase, with translation MRKYRIIISGGGTGGHIFPAISIANTFKKRFPDAEILFVGAEDRMEMDKVPAAGYKIVGLPVSGFDRAHLMNNVKVMVRLAKSLRLARKTIREFKPDIAVGVGGYASGPTLWMAASQGVPALIQEQNSYAGVTNKLLAKKASKICVAYEGMEKFFPADKIVITGNPVRQDLEEALSKKEEALAFFGLSPEKKTILVVGGSLGARTINRSIQGDLDKFFASDVQVIWQTGRYYYSDASKHLKAYRGMPVWCSDFITRMDYAYSAADLVISRAGASSISELCLLGKPVVLVPSPNVAEDHQTKNALALVHKDAAVMIADKDAEKDLVPTALKIVHDDERLCTLSRNIETLAQRHSADRIVDEIVKIIDKK, from the coding sequence ATGAGAAAGTACCGGATCATAATAAGTGGTGGTGGTACGGGAGGCCATATCTTCCCGGCCATATCTATCGCTAATACTTTCAAGAAACGTTTTCCGGATGCGGAAATCTTATTTGTGGGGGCGGAAGACCGCATGGAAATGGATAAGGTTCCGGCAGCCGGTTATAAAATCGTAGGTTTACCGGTGAGTGGGTTTGATCGTGCCCACTTGATGAACAACGTGAAGGTCATGGTTCGTTTAGCGAAAAGCTTGCGCTTGGCGAGGAAGACGATCCGTGAGTTCAAGCCAGATATAGCGGTCGGCGTGGGCGGTTATGCCAGTGGACCGACTTTATGGATGGCGGCTTCGCAAGGTGTTCCCGCATTGATACAGGAGCAAAACTCGTATGCCGGTGTGACCAATAAGTTGTTGGCGAAGAAAGCGAGCAAGATTTGTGTCGCTTACGAGGGCATGGAGAAGTTCTTTCCGGCGGATAAGATCGTGATTACGGGAAATCCGGTGCGACAGGATTTGGAAGAGGCGCTGAGTAAGAAAGAGGAGGCGTTGGCGTTCTTCGGGCTTTCTCCGGAGAAAAAAACGATCCTTGTGGTAGGTGGTAGCCTTGGCGCACGGACGATTAACCGGAGTATTCAAGGGGATCTGGATAAGTTCTTCGCCTCGGATGTACAGGTTATTTGGCAAACCGGTAGGTATTATTACAGCGACGCTTCCAAGCATTTGAAGGCGTACCGGGGAATGCCGGTTTGGTGCTCAGACTTTATTACCCGTATGGATTATGCTTATTCAGCGGCCGATTTGGTGATATCCCGTGCGGGGGCTAGTTCTATCTCGGAACTTTGCTTATTAGGAAAACCGGTGGTCTTGGTGCCTTCGCCGAATGTGGCGGAAGATCATCAGACCAAGAATGCCTTGGCCTTGGTCCATAAGGATGCCGCCGTTATGATCGCCGATAAAGATGCGGAAAAGGATTTGGTGCCTACTGCCTTGAAGATAGTTCATGACGATGAACGTTTGTGTACGTTGAGCCGTAATATCGAGACCTTGGCGCAACGCCATAGCGCGGACCGTATCGTGGATGAGATTGTTAAGATTATAGATAAGAAATAA
- the ftsA gene encoding cell division protein FtsA: MAYTDFIAAIDLGTSHMVGMVGTKNAMGALSIIAYEVENSGTCIRRGCVYNVKETASKIKRLILKLENKLGGTKIGQVYVGLGGQSLRSIEHTVCKVLGTEGVVTEEIIDSLYQECKDYRPDMLTVLDVVSPSYFLDDKPESNPVGVPCSRIEARYKLIVGRPSLKLNIVNSISEQAKIEIAGILVSPLALGDVVLSDNEKDLGCALIGFGAGVTTISVYKGGKLASLSVVPFGGNLITKDITNLRVVESEAERLKITYGSAKADRDNDMTIQVSLADGMGLREIKLAELNGVIEARMDEILENVYARLEATGLMSVLGAGIVITGGGAALKNLPAVMSERLKMEVRYSAVRKGVVASGDLVVASNPEYAVAVGLLAKGTKNCALYIPPKPEPKIEPVVETEPTVEPTPEPEPVKEKPKKEKKKGPGLFGRLTKGIDTFGKTLFDDDDNESK, encoded by the coding sequence ATGGCATACACAGACTTTATAGCAGCTATTGACCTAGGTACCTCCCATATGGTAGGAATGGTGGGGACTAAGAATGCGATGGGCGCTCTTTCAATCATCGCCTACGAAGTTGAGAACTCCGGCACCTGCATACGAAGAGGATGTGTATATAACGTGAAGGAGACGGCGAGTAAGATAAAACGCTTGATCCTCAAGTTGGAGAATAAACTGGGGGGGACCAAGATCGGGCAGGTATATGTGGGACTGGGTGGCCAGTCACTCCGTTCTATCGAGCATACGGTTTGCAAGGTATTGGGAACGGAAGGAGTGGTCACGGAGGAGATCATAGACTCTCTTTATCAAGAGTGTAAGGATTATCGTCCGGATATGTTGACCGTTCTTGACGTGGTTTCTCCTTCCTATTTTTTAGATGATAAACCAGAGTCCAACCCGGTGGGTGTGCCTTGTAGCCGTATCGAGGCTCGTTACAAGTTGATTGTTGGACGTCCTTCCTTGAAATTAAATATTGTCAATAGCATCTCGGAACAAGCGAAAATCGAGATCGCCGGTATTCTGGTGTCACCCCTTGCGTTGGGAGATGTTGTCTTGAGCGACAATGAGAAGGACTTGGGTTGCGCCTTGATCGGTTTCGGTGCCGGCGTGACGACGATATCTGTCTATAAGGGTGGTAAGTTGGCCAGCCTTTCCGTTGTTCCCTTTGGAGGTAATTTGATAACAAAAGATATAACCAATCTCAGGGTCGTAGAGTCTGAGGCGGAACGCTTGAAGATCACTTATGGTAGCGCGAAAGCGGACCGGGATAATGATATGACCATCCAAGTGAGTTTAGCGGATGGAATGGGCTTGCGTGAGATTAAGCTGGCCGAGTTGAACGGCGTGATCGAGGCCCGTATGGATGAGATCTTAGAGAATGTATATGCTCGTCTGGAGGCTACAGGCTTGATGAGCGTTCTCGGTGCCGGCATCGTGATTACGGGTGGAGGCGCCGCTTTGAAGAATTTACCGGCTGTTATGAGCGAACGCTTGAAGATGGAGGTTCGCTATTCAGCGGTTCGCAAGGGGGTTGTCGCTAGTGGTGATTTAGTGGTTGCCAGCAATCCCGAATATGCGGTAGCCGTCGGCCTCTTGGCGAAAGGAACTAAGAATTGCGCGTTATATATTCCTCCTAAACCGGAGCCTAAGATTGAGCCGGTGGTTGAGACTGAACCGACAGTGGAACCGACTCCGGAACCGGAACCCGTCAAGGAGAAGCCGAAGAAAGAGAAGAAAAAAGGTCCCGGCTTGTTCGGGCGGTTGACAAAAGGAATCGATACCTTTGGTAAAACCCTCTTCGATGACGATGATAACGAGAGTAAATAA